A portion of the Homalodisca vitripennis isolate AUS2020 chromosome 2, UT_GWSS_2.1, whole genome shotgun sequence genome contains these proteins:
- the LOC124356201 gene encoding chitin biosynthesis protein CHS5-like: protein MTMQSGHSLSPSVRFRHKDPSQQLLQAAQTVGYKSTLLTELLSNYLKFHQKSVQVESFSTPVHATQRFSTNSLRPASVVQTSSQDSYLVRSSRQNDIQERQETSLPSVSSTKPCPRSQNESNVASLGTTSNKEKPKRPSLSQSKKNSGSTNVPLTKFFKPKSKPSESLERNQKRPDSSRNENLIVISDEEADIGPSESVTFTNETIIEDSSSDDEILPTPVFRAPARPSQFSRTSLDTTRPSLDTTRPSLDTTRPSLDTTRPSLDTTRPSLDTTRPSLDTNRPSLDTTRPSLDTTRPSLDTNRPSLDTHQAITGYHQAITGYQQAITGYHQAITGYHQTFPGYHQTITGYHQTFPGYHQTFTE, encoded by the exons atgactATGCAGTCAG GACATTCTTTGTCACCATCGGTCCGATTTCGACACAAAGATCCAAGTCAACAACTTCTTCAAGCAGCGCAAACAGTTGGGTACAAGTCCACCCTGTTGACTGAATTGTTATCTAATTATCTAAAATTTCACCAAAAAA GTGTTCAAGTTGAATCTTTTTCAACTCCAGTACATGCAACTCAAAGATTTTCAACCAATTCACTGAGACCAGCATCTGTAGTACAGACTTCTTCTCAAGATTCTTATTTAGTTAGATCATCAAGGCAAAATGATATCCAAG aaCGTCAGGAAACATCACTGCCTTCAGTTTCTTCTACAAAACCCTGTCCAAGATCACAAAACGAGTCTAATGTGGCTTCTTTGGGAACTACTTCTAATAAAG AAAAACCAAAGAGGCCATCTCTGTCTCAATCGAAAAAGAATTCAGGATCAACAAACGTACCTCTAACTAAGTTTTTTAAACCGAAAAGTAAGCCTTCAG aGTCGCTTGAAAGAAATCAAAAAAGACCGGACAGTTCAAGAAATGAAAACCTTATCGTTATTA gTGATGAAGAAGCTGATATTGGGCCTTCAGAATCTGTAACTTTTACAAATGAGACCATCATTGAAGACTCTTCGA GCGATGACGAGATTCTTCCAACTCCTGTATTCCGAGCTCCAGCAAGACCGTCACAATTCTCCAGGACATCACTGGATACCACAAGACCTTCACTGGATACCACCAGGCCATCACTGGATACCACCAGACCTTCCCTGGATACCACCAGACCATCACTGGATACCACCAGACCTTCCCTGGATACCACCAGACCATCACTGGATACCAACAGGCCATCACTGGATACCACCAGGCCATCACTGGATACCACCAGGCCATCACTGGATACCAACAGGCCATCACTGGATACCCACCAGGCCATCACTGGATACCACCAGGCCATCACTGGATACCAACAGGCCATCACTGGATACCACCAGGCCATCACTGGATACCACCAGACCTTCCCTGGATACCACCAGACCATCACTGGATACCACCAGACCTTCCCTGGATACCACCAGACCTTCACTGAGTAA